Proteins from one Desulfatiglans sp. genomic window:
- a CDS encoding formylglycine-generating enzyme family protein codes for MRLIFLSIFAALTIGLSTQSDSYDGMALIPSGEFKMGKDIQNGLGFSPDHKVKVDSFYMDKYEVTNREYLKFCQETGYNLPEFWNTDIFKSGEKYLDYPVVGINWEDANKYAEWAGKRLPTEAEWEYAARGGLVGKDFPNGDKWTKESAKQDSTGWKNLIEPVGKYEPNGFGLYDMGGNVWEWVNDRYSETYYKEGIYDNPKGPDKGANRVIRSGSWHSGEMCYKVFFRKGLIYNWSDFAVGFRCVKDIRI; via the coding sequence ATGAGATTAATATTCCTTTCAATTTTTGCAGCACTTACAATCGGGTTATCGACACAATCCGATTCATATGATGGCATGGCATTGATCCCATCAGGTGAATTTAAAATGGGCAAGGACATACAAAATGGCCTTGGATTTAGCCCTGATCATAAAGTAAAGGTAGATTCTTTTTACATGGATAAATATGAAGTTACGAACAGGGAATATTTAAAATTTTGTCAGGAAACAGGTTATAACCTACCGGAATTCTGGAATACAGATATTTTTAAAAGCGGAGAAAAATACCTTGATTATCCGGTTGTCGGAATAAACTGGGAGGATGCAAATAAATATGCAGAGTGGGCTGGTAAACGATTACCGACAGAAGCTGAATGGGAATATGCAGCAAGAGGTGGCCTGGTTGGTAAAGATTTTCCAAATGGCGATAAATGGACAAAAGAAAGTGCGAAACAAGATAGTACCGGCTGGAAAAACCTGATAGAACCGGTTGGGAAATATGAGCCTAATGGATTTGGGTTATATGACATGGGTGGTAACGTATGGGAATGGGTTAATGACAGGTATTCAGAAACCTATTACAAAGAAGGTATCTACGATAATCCAAAAGGCCCTGATAAAGGGGCAAACAGGGTGATCAGAAGTGGAAGCTGGCACTCCGGGGAAATGTGTTATAAGGTATTT